A region of Candidatus Nomurabacteria bacterium DNA encodes the following proteins:
- the rpoD gene encoding RNA polymerase sigma factor RpoD, with protein MTDKKSKLLEKARISGKIEYKEILAMIPEAADNIELYDTISSELVDAGIEVNGHEDPPLEVIAKVEDEWEAEDEEEIMTTQAALLDDVSDDSVRLYLREIGKIPLLSSEEELALAHKVVAGDKRAKDKMAEANMRLVVSIAKRYVGRGLDLLDLIQEGNTGLLRAVEKFDPDKGFKFSTYATWWIRQAITRAIADQARTIRIPVHMVETINKLLRTQRRLTQELNREPTNEEIAKEMEMEVEKVEHIMKIKQDIHSLDQSVRDDEEDSVLGDFVEDEDTVTPEESATNQLLKEHVQELLSGLSEREQKIIRMRFGLDDGKNHTLEEVGHEFSVTRERIRQIEAKALAKLRKHKESKRLLDYIR; from the coding sequence ATTATTAGAAAAAGCGCGTATAAGCGGCAAAATAGAATATAAAGAAATATTGGCCATGATTCCAGAAGCAGCCGATAATATTGAGCTATACGACACCATTAGCTCTGAATTGGTAGACGCTGGTATTGAAGTAAATGGGCATGAAGATCCACCACTAGAAGTAATCGCCAAGGTAGAAGACGAGTGGGAGGCAGAAGACGAAGAAGAAATTATGACTACCCAAGCAGCGTTGCTTGACGATGTTTCTGATGATTCGGTGCGCTTGTATTTACGTGAAATAGGTAAAATACCGCTACTTTCGTCTGAAGAAGAGCTTGCTTTGGCCCATAAAGTGGTGGCGGGCGATAAACGCGCTAAAGACAAAATGGCAGAGGCCAATATGCGCCTTGTTGTTTCTATAGCCAAGCGATATGTTGGCCGTGGGTTAGATTTATTAGACTTAATTCAAGAAGGTAATACGGGGTTGTTGCGTGCGGTAGAAAAGTTTGACCCAGACAAAGGCTTTAAATTTAGTACGTATGCAACGTGGTGGATTCGCCAAGCAATTACCCGAGCGATTGCTGACCAAGCACGAACGATTCGTATTCCTGTACACATGGTAGAAACGATTAATAAGTTACTTCGTACTCAGCGCCGTTTGACGCAAGAACTTAACCGCGAACCAACCAACGAAGAAATTGCCAAAGAAATGGAAATGGAAGTTGAAAAAGTTGAGCATATCATGAAGATTAAACAAGATATTCACTCACTTGATCAATCGGTACGTGATGATGAAGAAGATTCTGTACTTGGTGACTTCGTAGAAGACGAAGACACAGTAACGCCAGAAGAATCAGCTACGAATCAGCTATTAAAAGAGCACGTGCAAGAACTTCTAAGCGGCCTAAGTGAGCGTGAACAAAAAATTATCCGTATGCGATTTGGGCTTGACGATGGCAAAAACCATACACTAGAAGAAGTAGGTCACGAATTTAGTGTTACCCGTGAACGTATTCGCCAAATAGAAGCCAAAGCGTTGGCAAAACTTCGTAAACATA